A DNA window from Brassica napus cultivar Da-Ae chromosome A4, Da-Ae, whole genome shotgun sequence contains the following coding sequences:
- the BNAA04G28390D gene encoding uncharacterized protein BNAA04G28390D isoform X2, with amino-acid sequence MISILAQERLVGATLGSALTGFIVLEQRKRIHESLALPKSQSMDQSQVRDGMLGKQYRMEFASLWNKAVDQTFEPAIEYLSSRKW; translated from the exons GAGCGTCTTGTCGGCGCCACGCTTGGCAGCGCCTTGACTGGATTCATCGTCCTCGAGCAGCGAAAACGCATCCATGAATCCCTCGCCCTTCCTAAATCTCAATCCATGGATCAATCTCAG GTGAGAGATGGCATGTTGGGGAAGCAATATCGGATGGAATTTGCATCTCTGTGGAACAAAGCTGTCGACCAGACATTTGAGCCTGCTATTGAGTATCTTAGTTCTCGTAAATGGTAG
- the BNAA04G28390D gene encoding uncharacterized protein BNAA04G28390D isoform X1, producing the protein MISILAQERLVGATLGSALTGFIVLEQRKRIHESLALPKSQSMDQSQYVCFQVRDGMLGKQYRMEFASLWNKAVDQTFEPAIEYLSSRKW; encoded by the exons GAGCGTCTTGTCGGCGCCACGCTTGGCAGCGCCTTGACTGGATTCATCGTCCTCGAGCAGCGAAAACGCATCCATGAATCCCTCGCCCTTCCTAAATCTCAATCCATGGATCAATCTCAG TATGTTTGTTTCCAGGTGAGAGATGGCATGTTGGGGAAGCAATATCGGATGGAATTTGCATCTCTGTGGAACAAAGCTGTCGACCAGACATTTGAGCCTGCTATTGAGTATCTTAGTTCTCGTAAATGGTAG
- the LOC125575082 gene encoding uncharacterized protein LOC125575082 yields MNTKTCLIFFLSSLLITNIALAQDRAPHGLAYETPVAFSPSEFDFFHAQPENPDATLDPCAESGCSPLPVAAKIQGGSAKEQQSEIATMSIGSRTGMGAGGAVMIIFGLVFPMLM; encoded by the coding sequence ATGAATACAAAGACTtgtctcatcttcttcctctcttctctACTCATCACAAACATCGCCTTAGCGCAAGACCGAGCTCCTCACGGGTTGGCTTATGAGACCCCAGTGGCGTTTTCACCTTCTGAATTTGACTTCTTCCATGCACAACCAGAAAACCCGGATGCCACGTTAGACCCTTGCGCTGAATCCGGCTGCTCGCCTCTCCCTGTGGCTGCGAAGATTCAAGGAGGTTCTGCAAAAGAACAGCAAAGCGAGATAGCAACAATGTCAATTGGTTCCAGAACCGGAATGGGAGCTGGTGGTGCGGTCATGATCATATTTGGACTTGTGTTTCCCATGCTGATGTGA